A region from the Longimicrobium sp. genome encodes:
- a CDS encoding helix-turn-helix domain-containing protein, translating into MSKRSYEQFCGLARALDLVGERWTMLVVRGLLLGPLRYSDLLRGLPGITTNLLAKRLKEMEENGLVERVRTAAGESGHAYRLTEIGRALEPAVHALGSWGWRWMTQPGPGEHRSLEWLLVALRRRYRGGASLTAEIVADGVPYTFRLGERAEVSRGAAADAQVRASGPGAAFARLFLGGWPGALPEEIRVAAGGAGGLRAVIEAFERGDPLPGQDAAESAVTLA; encoded by the coding sequence ATGAGCAAGCGCTCCTACGAGCAGTTCTGCGGGCTGGCCAGGGCGCTCGACCTCGTTGGCGAGCGCTGGACGATGCTGGTGGTGCGCGGCCTCCTGCTCGGCCCGTTGCGCTACAGCGACCTGCTGCGCGGACTCCCCGGCATCACCACCAATCTCCTGGCCAAGCGGTTGAAGGAGATGGAGGAGAACGGGCTGGTCGAGCGCGTGCGCACCGCCGCGGGCGAGAGCGGCCACGCGTACCGGCTAACGGAGATCGGCCGCGCGCTGGAGCCCGCCGTGCACGCGCTGGGCAGCTGGGGATGGCGATGGATGACGCAGCCCGGCCCCGGCGAGCACCGCAGCCTGGAGTGGCTCCTCGTGGCGCTGCGGCGGCGGTACCGCGGCGGCGCCTCGCTCACGGCGGAGATCGTGGCGGACGGCGTCCCCTACACCTTCCGCCTGGGCGAGCGCGCGGAGGTCTCGCGCGGGGCGGCGGCGGATGCGCAGGTGCGCGCGTCCGGGCCGGGGGCGGCGTTCGCGCGGCTCTTCCTGGGCGGCTGGCCCGGCGCGCTCCCCGAGGAGATCCGCGTCGCCGCGGGCGGCGCCGGCGGCCTGCGCGCGGTCATCGAGGCCTTCGAGCGCGGCGATCCCCTCCCCGGTCAGGACGCCGCGGAATCCGCCGTCACCCTCGCCTGA